One Primulina huaijiensis isolate GDHJ02 chromosome 8, ASM1229523v2, whole genome shotgun sequence genomic region harbors:
- the LOC140982765 gene encoding uncharacterized protein, which produces MLEQEFWRESKKMSEVGSGDGWVLSWTLAVILLIFICSLLRSGIRGLFFRGGGGPIKSQPPSHLLAPLRGPAIIADLDLKNLIDNLDDNSHSLANVNWENVCDKRNNDLSYKAKFYKPKDGPLKYLSVTTFENCSVELLVKFYMDNCYRMLWDKTVVRHESLQVDHGSGTEIGRTIKKFPFLTPREYILAWRLWQGKDGSFYCFSKECEHPLAPRQRGYVRVSVFRSGWRIRKVPGKNACEIKMVHQEDAGLNVEMAKLAFAKRIWSYVCKMDDALRKYSSGQQLQLNSTSSAIMLVEKVPPEFEVANSTTSSIHSDNSMVNVMQHIGTRKSNMMKLVKRPSNKLISNGLILLGGAIYLSRGHSSLGAKVAVAYMLSKLTRRDNSSKQATRIQCNKGP; this is translated from the exons ATGTTGGAACAAGAATTCTGGAGGGAAAGCAAAAAAATGAGCGAAGTTGGGTCTGGAGATGGATGGGTACTGTCTTGGACACTTGCTGTCATACTCCTCATATTTATTTGCAGTTTGCTTAGATCTGGCATCCGCGGCTTGTTTTTCAGAGGAGGAGGAGGACCAATAAAATCTCAACCACCCAGTCACCTACTTGCACCACTCCG AGGTCCAGCGATTATCGCGGATTTGGATCTGAAGAATCTCATCGACAATCTGGATGATAATTCCCATTCACTTGCTAATGTCAACTGGGAAAATGTTTGTGACAAAAGAAACAATGATCTTTCCTACAAGGCCAAGTTCTACAAACCCAAG GATGGGCCTTTGAAATATCTAAGTGTCACTACGTTTGAAAATTGCTCTGTCGAGCTGCTGGTGAAGTTTTACATGGACAACTGTTATAGGATGTTATGGGACAAGACAGTTGTCCGACATGAGTCATTGCAGGTGGACCACGGCAGTGGTACTGAAATTGGCCGCACCATTAAAAAGTTCCCATTCTTGACACCCAGAGAGTATATATTGGCTTGGAGACTCTGGCAAGGAAAGGATGGATCCTTCTACTGCTTTAGTAAG GAATGTGAACATCCTTTGGCACCGAGACAGCGAGGATAtgtaagagtttcagttttccGATCTGGCTGGAGAATCAGGAAAG ttCCTGGTAAAAATGCATGTGAGATCAAAATGGTGCACCAAGAAGATGCTGGTCTGAACGTGGAAATGGCAAAACTGGCCTTTGCAAAGCGCATATGGAGTTATGTGTGTAAGATGGATGATGCACTTCGCAAATATTCTTCTGGGCAGCAACTTCAGCTAAACTCCACGTCTAGTGCCATCATGTTGGTTGAAAAG GTTCCACCTGAATTTGAAGTCGCAAACAGTACGACCAGCTCGATACATTCAGATAACTCAATGGTGAATGTCATGCAACACATAGGGACTCGCAAATCCAACATGATGAAACTCGTAAAAAGGCCTTCAAATAAACTGATATCAAATGGTTTAATTCTTCTCGGTGGTGCTATCTACCTATCTAGGGGCCATTCAAGCTTAGGTGCTAAGGTTGCTGTTGCTTATATGTTGAGCAAACTCACGAGACGCGATAATTCATCCAAGCAAGCAACAAGGATTCAATGCAATAAAGGTCCTTAA